A genomic segment from Streptosporangium roseum DSM 43021 encodes:
- the fxsT gene encoding FxSxx-COOH system tetratricopeptide repeat protein, with protein MPGTEYEADFFVSHADADAQWAEWIAAELKGAGYGVIVKAWDFLPGENLLDRLDRALATCRHTIGVLSPDYVASEMAARTAAHYQGLEGKERALIPVKVADHQVPPSMGPIISIDLCDVGEEDEARSRLLNGVAGRVARVARGGFPNAPANRTRFPGAAQEVWELRGHRPDPHFVGRDDALAGLHRAFRAGRATSAVQAITGLGGLGKTQLAVEYASRHAAAYDMVWWIRAEDPATLRGDYAELATVLGLPFDQDGQAVAALRQELRRRKDWLLVFDNAEDPGEVFPLLPDRHSGHVLITSRLREWQHAESRHIEVLPLPAAVEYLRRRGQVTDAGTARELAEALGRLPLALTQAAGVIADGMRATDYLGLLRRQSPELFVQGRAGAHDTTIASTWRVSFDRLADRSPAAVALFRLAAFLGAEAIPLDRLTPVPDMPAELAEALNDPFRRRDATRALGEYSLAETGDGLLSIHRMVQTVTRTELAGDEPFWAGLALAVTTAAFPRDVRDPRSWPACEAALAHAIAAAEHAGRLHVDTGGTVDLLNQVALYLLARGRTDRAATAVENALTLAARLPRDAPECLRCRNTHGLLLLAQGDRAAACQAHEEVYEARIRILGPDDVDTLRAGRDLVEALYLQGQWARATRLQDRLVQAFTAVLGTDDLETVTSVAYQATLLRNAGQYQRARTLEEGVLEVRRQRLGEEHPDTLNAMANLGATLHAQGKWEKARTLVEGVLEVRRWLLGEEHPDTLDAMANLGSILHSQGDLDGARALVERELEVCRRLLGEEHPHTLGAMANLGSILHVQGDLDGARALKEGVLEVRRWLLGEEHPDTLTAMANLGATLHAQGDLDEARALEEGVLEVRRWLLGEEHPDTLTAMANLGATLHAQGDLDEARALEEGVLEVRRRLLGEEHPHTLTAMANLGATLHAQGDLDGARTFKERVLEGRRRLLGEEHPHTLTAMANLGATLHAQGEMAEARSLLLEALTVSQRAFGKKNTVTSEIAWRMVSTYDRPHETARRKNLILENLSWLAKEPPSRLTGQQKSIKDRVKGLFGGRSAKRQGKRGK; from the coding sequence GTGCCGGGCACTGAGTACGAGGCGGACTTCTTCGTCAGCCACGCCGACGCCGACGCGCAGTGGGCGGAGTGGATCGCGGCGGAGCTGAAGGGCGCCGGCTACGGAGTGATCGTCAAGGCGTGGGACTTCCTGCCCGGGGAGAACCTCCTCGACAGGCTCGACAGGGCGCTGGCCACCTGCCGCCACACCATCGGCGTGCTCTCGCCGGACTACGTGGCCTCGGAGATGGCCGCCCGTACCGCCGCCCACTACCAGGGGCTGGAGGGCAAGGAACGGGCGCTGATCCCCGTCAAGGTGGCCGATCACCAGGTCCCGCCGTCGATGGGGCCGATCATCTCGATCGACCTGTGCGACGTCGGCGAGGAGGACGAAGCCCGCAGCCGCCTGCTGAACGGGGTGGCCGGCCGCGTCGCGCGCGTCGCCCGCGGGGGTTTCCCGAACGCCCCCGCCAACCGGACCCGGTTTCCCGGCGCCGCCCAGGAGGTGTGGGAGCTCCGCGGGCACCGCCCGGATCCGCACTTCGTGGGACGGGACGACGCGCTGGCCGGCCTGCACCGTGCCTTCCGCGCCGGGCGCGCGACCTCGGCCGTCCAGGCGATCACCGGCCTGGGCGGCCTGGGCAAGACCCAGCTGGCGGTCGAGTACGCCTCCCGTCACGCCGCCGCCTATGACATGGTGTGGTGGATCCGCGCGGAGGACCCCGCGACCCTGCGGGGTGACTACGCCGAGCTCGCCACGGTGCTGGGCCTGCCGTTCGACCAGGACGGCCAGGCGGTGGCGGCGCTCCGCCAGGAGCTGCGCCGGCGTAAGGACTGGCTGCTGGTCTTCGACAACGCGGAGGACCCCGGCGAGGTCTTCCCGCTCCTCCCCGACCGGCACTCCGGGCACGTGCTGATCACCTCTCGTCTCCGGGAATGGCAGCATGCCGAATCCCGGCACATCGAGGTCCTCCCGCTGCCGGCCGCCGTGGAGTATCTGCGGCGGCGGGGGCAGGTGACCGACGCCGGCACGGCGCGGGAGCTCGCGGAGGCCCTGGGCCGCCTGCCTCTGGCGCTGACCCAGGCCGCCGGCGTCATCGCCGACGGCATGCGCGCGACCGACTACCTCGGCCTGCTCCGGAGGCAGTCACCCGAACTGTTCGTGCAGGGCCGTGCCGGGGCGCACGACACGACGATCGCCTCCACGTGGCGGGTGTCCTTCGACCGGCTCGCCGACCGGTCCCCGGCCGCCGTGGCCCTGTTCCGCCTCGCCGCGTTCCTCGGGGCCGAGGCGATCCCGCTGGACCGGCTCACCCCGGTGCCGGACATGCCCGCCGAGCTCGCCGAGGCCCTGAACGACCCGTTCCGGCGCCGCGACGCGACCCGGGCCCTCGGTGAGTACTCCCTGGCCGAGACCGGCGACGGTCTCCTGTCGATCCACCGCATGGTCCAGACGGTCACCCGCACCGAACTGGCCGGCGACGAGCCCTTCTGGGCCGGGCTCGCGCTCGCCGTGACCACCGCGGCGTTCCCCCGCGACGTCCGTGATCCGCGATCCTGGCCCGCCTGCGAAGCGGCGCTCGCGCACGCCATCGCCGCCGCGGAGCACGCCGGGCGGCTCCACGTCGACACCGGGGGGACCGTCGACCTGCTGAATCAGGTCGCGCTCTACCTCCTGGCACGGGGGAGGACGGACCGGGCCGCGACCGCCGTCGAGAACGCGCTGACCCTGGCCGCGCGGCTTCCGCGGGACGCGCCGGAGTGTCTCCGCTGCCGCAACACGCACGGGCTGCTGCTGCTGGCCCAGGGCGACCGCGCGGCGGCGTGCCAAGCCCACGAAGAGGTGTACGAGGCCAGGATCCGGATCCTGGGACCCGACGACGTCGACACCCTGCGGGCCGGCCGGGACCTGGTCGAGGCGCTCTATTTACAGGGGCAATGGGCGCGGGCCACCCGGTTGCAGGACCGGCTGGTCCAGGCGTTCACGGCGGTCCTCGGCACCGACGACCTCGAAACGGTCACCTCCGTGGCCTACCAGGCGACCCTCCTGCGCAACGCCGGGCAGTACCAACGGGCCCGCACTCTTGAGGAAGGGGTGCTGGAGGTCCGCCGGCAGCGACTGGGCGAGGAGCACCCTGACACCCTCAATGCGATGGCCAACCTCGGCGCGACCCTGCACGCCCAGGGGAAATGGGAGAAGGCTCGCACCCTCGTGGAGGGGGTGCTGGAGGTGCGTCGGTGGCTGCTGGGTGAGGAGCATCCCGACACTCTCGACGCAATGGCCAACCTCGGCTCGATCCTCCATTCGCAGGGTGATCTGGACGGAGCCCGCGCTCTCGTGGAGCGGGAGTTGGAGGTGTGTCGGCGGCTGTTGGGTGAGGAGCACCCTCACACCCTTGGCGCGATGGCCAACCTCGGCTCGATCCTCCATGTGCAGGGTGATCTGGACGGAGCCCGAGCCCTCAAAGAGGGGGTGTTGGAGGTGCGTCGGTGGTTGCTGGGTGAGGAGCACCCCGACACCCTCACCGCGATGGCCAACCTCGGCGCGACGCTCCATGCGCAGGGTGATCTGGACGAGGCCCGAGCCCTCGAGGAGGGGGTGTTGGAGGTGCGTCGGTGGTTGCTGGGTGAGGAGCACCCCGACACCCTCACCGCGATGGCCAACCTCGGCGCGACGCTCCATGCGCAGGGTGATCTGGACGAGGCCCGAGCCCTCGAGGAGGGGGTGTTGGAGGTGCGTCGGCGGTTGCTGGGTGAGGAGCACCCCCACACCCTCACCGCGATGGCCAACCTCGGCGCGACGCTCCATGCGCAGGGTGATCTGGACGGAGCCCGCACCTTCAAGGAGCGGGTGTTGGAGGGGCGTCGGCGGTTGCTGGGTGAGGAGCACCCCCACACCCTCACCGCGATGGCCAACCTCGGCGCGACGCTCCATGCGCAGGGCGAGATGGCGGAAGCCCGCTCGCTGCTCTTGGAAGCCCTCACCGTCAGCCAGCGGGCCTTCGGCAAGAAGAACACCGTCACCTCTGAGATCGCGTGGCGGATGGTGTCGACCTACGACAGGCCTCATGAAACAGCCAGGAGGAAAAACCTCATATTGGAGAATTTGTCCTGGCTCGCCAAGGAGCCGCCCAGCCGGCTGACCGGCCAGCAGAAGAGCATCAAGGACCGTGTCAAAGGCCTCTTCGGTGGCAGGTCCGCCAAGCGCCAGGGGAAGCGCGGCAAGTGA
- a CDS encoding TIR domain-containing protein — protein MEDTKAGGRETAKRYAAFISYSHAADGKLAPAVQEGLGRLAKPWNRRRALNIFRDASGLAVTPDLWNDLRTALDSSAWLVIMASPEAAASEGVGKEILHWLSTRTPDRILLVVTGGTLRWDSRAGDFDREASTAVHPALYGRLRVEPRHVDMSWARDSDRLTLRDSVFRDQVAEIAAPLHGLTKDELDSADIREERRVRRLVRLTIGSLSILLVAALVATVLAVNALGTANRQLKIATARFMADRGALIGDSDPVLSQLLAVAATRVDPLNADGRHGMMAALARPGRGELLGHTGGVMSAQFSPDGRSVVTAGLDGTVRLWDRSSRKQIGSPLTEPAERYTSAAFSPDGGLLVTTSLSGSVRLWDLARRRPLGSPLTGHTGWVYTAAFSHDGRRLVTAGEDGTARLWDVATHRQEGVLVRRGRVISAAFSPDDRLLATVGDAEDEGVIQLWDTRTRRRIGGALKGRNGFVATVAFSPDGRRLATGGNDYATQLWDVTTRREVGTGLAGHGGAVTAVRFSPDGSVLATSSADGLARLWDAASGAQIGTLTGHTGYVTSLAFSPDGRELVTASRDDTARLWDVSVHRQLGAALTGGSGPVGSVSFSPDGRRLATAHADGVARVWEVAATPPRSVALTGHTGAVMVARFSPDGRTLATAGEDGTVRLWDAASREQIGTLSGHEGRTFVLAFGADGKTLFASGGDNVVRQWDVRTGRRTGISMAGHAKEVIHMVPSPDGRTLLTSAAGTTRLWDTGTGRQLGAALRGAEDPFVAVAFSPDGRTLAATDSHNRLVLLDVATRKQVGASMLGHTGPVYAVAFSPDGKTVATAGEDRSVRLWDVETHRQIGRPINGHDGAVQAIAFAPTGRLVATAGVDGTARVWNVSEVVDVLSQTCAVAGRPISPEEWRLYAQDLPYQRVCP, from the coding sequence ATGGAAGACACGAAAGCGGGCGGCAGGGAAACGGCGAAACGCTACGCCGCCTTCATCTCCTACTCGCACGCCGCCGACGGCAAGCTCGCACCCGCCGTTCAGGAAGGACTCGGGCGACTCGCGAAACCCTGGAACAGGCGCCGGGCGCTCAACATCTTCCGGGACGCCTCGGGGCTGGCCGTCACCCCGGACCTGTGGAACGACCTCCGCACCGCTCTCGACTCCTCGGCCTGGCTGGTGATCATGGCCTCTCCCGAGGCGGCAGCGTCCGAGGGGGTCGGCAAGGAGATCCTCCACTGGCTGTCCACCCGGACCCCGGACCGGATCCTGCTCGTCGTCACCGGCGGCACGCTGAGGTGGGACAGCCGGGCCGGTGACTTCGACCGGGAGGCGTCGACGGCGGTCCACCCCGCGCTGTACGGCCGGCTGCGCGTCGAGCCGCGCCACGTCGACATGTCGTGGGCGAGAGATTCCGACCGGCTGACCCTGCGCGACAGCGTCTTCCGGGACCAGGTCGCCGAGATCGCCGCGCCCCTGCACGGTCTCACCAAGGACGAGCTCGACAGCGCCGACATCCGGGAGGAACGGCGTGTGCGCAGGCTCGTGCGCCTGACCATCGGCAGCCTGTCGATCCTGCTTGTCGCCGCTCTCGTCGCGACGGTGCTGGCCGTGAACGCCCTGGGAACCGCCAACCGGCAACTGAAGATCGCCACCGCGCGCTTCATGGCCGACCGCGGCGCGCTGATCGGCGACTCCGACCCTGTCCTGTCCCAGCTCCTCGCCGTCGCCGCCACCCGCGTCGACCCCCTCAACGCCGACGGCCGGCACGGCATGATGGCGGCCCTGGCCAGGCCGGGCCGCGGTGAGCTGCTCGGTCATACCGGCGGCGTGATGTCGGCCCAGTTCAGCCCCGACGGCCGGAGCGTCGTCACGGCCGGCCTCGACGGAACCGTACGCCTGTGGGACAGATCGTCCAGGAAGCAGATCGGATCACCGCTGACCGAGCCCGCGGAGAGGTACACCTCGGCGGCGTTCAGCCCGGACGGCGGCCTGCTCGTGACCACGAGCCTCAGCGGCTCGGTCCGGCTGTGGGATCTCGCACGCCGCCGGCCGCTGGGCTCCCCGCTCACCGGTCACACGGGCTGGGTCTACACCGCGGCGTTCAGCCACGACGGCCGCCGGCTGGTCACGGCCGGTGAGGACGGTACGGCCCGGCTGTGGGACGTGGCCACGCACCGGCAGGAAGGCGTGCTGGTCCGCCGAGGCCGGGTGATCTCCGCGGCGTTCAGCCCGGACGACCGCCTGCTGGCGACCGTGGGGGATGCGGAGGACGAGGGCGTGATCCAGCTGTGGGACACCCGGACCCGCCGGCGGATCGGCGGCGCGTTGAAGGGGCGCAACGGTTTCGTCGCCACCGTGGCGTTCAGCCCGGACGGGCGCCGGCTGGCCACGGGAGGCAACGACTACGCCACGCAGCTGTGGGATGTGACCACCCGCCGGGAGGTGGGGACCGGTCTGGCCGGCCACGGCGGCGCTGTGACGGCTGTGCGGTTCAGCCCCGACGGAAGCGTCCTGGCCACCAGCAGCGCGGACGGCCTGGCCCGGCTGTGGGACGCGGCCTCCGGTGCGCAGATCGGTACGCTGACCGGCCACACCGGCTACGTCACCTCGCTCGCGTTCAGTCCCGACGGCCGGGAACTCGTCACCGCGAGCCGCGACGACACCGCACGGCTGTGGGACGTCTCGGTCCACCGGCAGCTGGGCGCGGCGCTCACCGGGGGCTCCGGTCCCGTCGGCTCGGTGTCGTTCAGCCCTGACGGCAGGCGGCTCGCGACGGCCCACGCCGACGGCGTCGCCCGAGTGTGGGAGGTCGCCGCGACCCCGCCGAGGAGCGTCGCGCTGACCGGCCACACCGGTGCCGTGATGGTCGCGAGGTTCAGTCCCGACGGCCGCACGCTGGCCACCGCGGGTGAGGACGGCACGGTCCGGCTGTGGGACGCGGCCTCCCGCGAGCAGATCGGGACGCTGTCCGGGCATGAGGGGCGCACGTTCGTCCTCGCCTTCGGCGCGGACGGAAAGACCCTCTTCGCCTCCGGCGGGGACAACGTCGTCCGTCAGTGGGATGTCCGTACGGGGCGCCGGACCGGGATCTCCATGGCCGGGCACGCCAAGGAGGTGATCCACATGGTGCCGAGCCCGGACGGCCGGACCCTGCTCACCTCGGCCGCCGGCACGACGCGCCTGTGGGACACGGGCACGGGCCGGCAGCTCGGCGCCGCCCTGAGGGGCGCCGAGGATCCCTTCGTCGCCGTCGCGTTCAGCCCGGACGGCCGCACGCTGGCCGCCACCGACAGTCACAACCGGCTGGTCCTGCTCGACGTCGCCACCCGTAAACAGGTCGGCGCGTCCATGCTCGGCCATACGGGCCCGGTGTACGCCGTGGCGTTCAGCCCCGACGGGAAGACCGTCGCGACCGCAGGCGAGGACCGGTCGGTGAGACTGTGGGACGTCGAGACGCACCGGCAGATCGGCAGGCCGATCAATGGTCATGACGGAGCCGTCCAGGCGATCGCCTTCGCCCCCACCGGTCGGCTCGTGGCCACCGCCGGGGTCGACGGGACGGCGCGTGTCTGGAACGTCTCCGAGGTGGTCGACGTCCTGTCCCAGACCTGCGCGGTGGCGGGCCGTCCCATCAGTCCAGAGGAGTGGCGGCTCTACGCGCAGGACCTCCCCTACCAGCGGGTCTGCCCCTGA
- a CDS encoding SRPBCC family protein has product MEDYGITGAGVDLEITVGVPPERLWDLITAVPRIGEWSPECEEGAWIGTGAPALREGQRFQGRNRRQGRVWTVTCMITEVERPRTFAWLVLDRDENPDRPSSRWRYELEPGDSPGQTLVRHSFVHGPGQSGLREMIEGNPEIASVILDVRMGELRKHMTETLDAMTRQ; this is encoded by the coding sequence ATGGAGGACTACGGCATCACCGGCGCCGGGGTGGACCTGGAGATCACCGTCGGCGTCCCGCCCGAGCGGCTGTGGGACCTCATCACGGCCGTGCCCCGCATCGGCGAGTGGAGCCCGGAGTGCGAGGAGGGGGCCTGGATCGGCACCGGCGCTCCGGCGTTGCGGGAGGGCCAGCGGTTCCAGGGGCGCAACCGCCGGCAGGGCAGGGTCTGGACGGTGACATGCATGATCACCGAGGTGGAGCGCCCGCGCACGTTCGCGTGGTTGGTGCTCGACCGCGACGAGAACCCGGACCGCCCCTCGTCGAGGTGGCGCTACGAGCTGGAGCCGGGCGACTCGCCGGGGCAGACCCTGGTCCGGCACAGCTTCGTCCACGGTCCCGGTCAGAGCGGTCTGCGCGAGATGATCGAGGGCAACCCCGAGATCGCCTCGGTCATCCTCGACGTGCGGATGGGCGAGCTGCGCAAGCACATGACCGAGACCCTCGACGCGATGACGCGTCAGTGA
- a CDS encoding maleylpyruvate isomerase N-terminal domain-containing protein produces MAAKIMHSRWSATRDSLRETGDRFVEMVSSSRDPRAKVTADWSVADTAAHVATIASLYASILRPDELPHPFPALEGHILAATVDTVARLNDMVLRDFTERDPQVLGRRLRADIDRILRAGEHLDPATPVTWLGGARVPAAGVLAHLINELMIHGWDIARATGAHWAMPPQDAALFFDMFLIGVLRHDIGRLLDTGEPARGRRIAVEFRSRHTVPVTLVLRDGRVSVEEPGGGTDVRLSFDPATLNLMLFGRVGKVRAALTGKVRVAGPRPWLLPAFLRAVRLPSNSYPLSRPD; encoded by the coding sequence GTGGCCGCGAAAATCATGCACAGCCGATGGTCGGCGACACGTGATTCTCTCAGGGAGACCGGCGACCGGTTCGTCGAAATGGTCTCCTCCTCGCGGGACCCCCGGGCCAAGGTGACCGCCGACTGGTCCGTGGCCGACACCGCCGCCCACGTGGCGACCATCGCCTCGCTGTACGCCTCGATCCTGCGGCCCGACGAGCTCCCCCACCCGTTCCCCGCCCTCGAAGGTCACATCCTGGCCGCCACGGTGGACACCGTCGCCCGTCTCAACGACATGGTCCTGCGAGACTTCACCGAACGGGATCCGCAGGTGCTCGGCCGGCGGCTCCGCGCCGACATCGACCGCATCCTGCGAGCGGGCGAGCACCTCGACCCCGCGACGCCGGTGACCTGGCTCGGCGGGGCCCGGGTCCCCGCCGCGGGAGTCCTCGCTCACCTGATCAACGAACTGATGATCCACGGGTGGGACATCGCCCGCGCCACCGGCGCCCACTGGGCGATGCCGCCGCAGGACGCCGCCCTGTTCTTCGACATGTTCCTCATCGGAGTGCTCCGCCACGACATCGGGCGGCTGCTGGACACGGGAGAGCCCGCGCGCGGGCGCCGCATCGCGGTCGAGTTCCGCTCCAGGCACACCGTCCCCGTGACGCTGGTGCTCCGCGACGGCCGGGTGTCGGTCGAGGAGCCGGGCGGCGGCACCGACGTGCGCCTGTCCTTCGATCCGGCGACACTCAACCTGATGCTGTTCGGCCGGGTCGGCAAGGTGCGTGCCGCGCTCACCGGCAAGGTCCGCGTCGCAGGCCCCCGGCCATGGCTGCTGCCCGCGTTCCTCCGCGCCGTGCGCCTGCCGTCGAACTCGTATCCGCTGTCACGCCCCGACTGA
- a CDS encoding toll/interleukin-1 receptor domain-containing protein, with the protein MAENGPVVSHTKDFFVTYNGKDEPWATWIAATLETAGYTTTIQAWDFRPGDNFMAAMDHALTMCRHTLGVLSPDYLTSLFTRAEWTAAYRQTLLGKTRGFVPVRVAECDVAPLLGPLVYIDLVDVEEAEARDRLLEGVAERTARPSGSPRYPGGPRP; encoded by the coding sequence ATGGCGGAGAACGGCCCGGTGGTGAGCCACACAAAGGATTTCTTCGTCACCTACAACGGCAAGGACGAGCCCTGGGCCACGTGGATCGCCGCGACGCTGGAGACGGCCGGATACACCACGACGATCCAGGCATGGGATTTCCGGCCGGGCGACAATTTCATGGCGGCCATGGATCACGCGTTGACCATGTGCCGGCACACCCTGGGCGTGCTCTCGCCTGACTACCTGACCTCGCTGTTCACCCGCGCGGAGTGGACCGCGGCCTACCGCCAGACGCTGCTCGGCAAGACCCGCGGGTTCGTCCCGGTCCGGGTGGCCGAGTGTGACGTGGCCCCGCTGCTCGGGCCGCTGGTCTACATCGACCTGGTGGACGTCGAGGAGGCCGAGGCCCGTGACCGGCTGCTGGAGGGGGTCGCCGAGCGGACGGCCCGGCCGTCCGGCAGTCCCCGCTATCCGGGTGGCCCGCGCCCCTGA
- a CDS encoding alpha/beta fold hydrolase, with translation MTYREGETMGTASHGDIELAYETFGPPDGEPLLLISGTGVQMLIFPEDLCHALVDLGFQVARFDNRDTGLSTHLADAPAPGWFTTMIRPSSAPYRLEDMAGDAVAVLDALGWESAHLVGTSLGGMIAQTLAIRHPSRVRTLTSIMSTPAARIGTMPKMATLKAILKISGMPVTSPDQAAQEAVAMKRLIGSPRYPFDEREVGDIGRRSYERHPGTPEGDARQRAAVAVSGDRRRALAKVRIPTLVLHGEDDPIIRLRAGRATADAIPGARLVTYPGMGHDLPRALWPSILDQIRSLALAR, from the coding sequence ATGACCTATCGAGAGGGCGAAACCATGGGCACCGCGAGCCACGGAGACATCGAACTCGCCTACGAGACCTTCGGTCCCCCCGACGGGGAGCCGCTGCTGCTGATCAGCGGAACCGGGGTCCAGATGCTGATCTTTCCCGAGGACCTGTGCCACGCGCTCGTCGATCTCGGCTTCCAGGTCGCCAGGTTCGACAACCGTGACACCGGCCTGTCCACCCACCTGGCGGACGCGCCGGCGCCGGGCTGGTTCACGACCATGATCCGCCCGTCTTCGGCGCCCTACCGGCTGGAGGACATGGCCGGGGACGCCGTCGCGGTGCTGGACGCGCTGGGGTGGGAGTCGGCGCACCTGGTCGGCACCTCGCTGGGCGGGATGATCGCCCAGACCCTCGCCATCCGGCACCCCTCCCGGGTGCGCACCCTCACCTCGATCATGTCCACCCCCGCGGCCCGGATCGGCACCATGCCCAAGATGGCCACCCTGAAGGCGATCCTGAAAATCTCGGGCATGCCGGTGACCAGCCCGGACCAGGCGGCGCAGGAGGCGGTGGCGATGAAGAGGCTCATCGGCTCCCCGCGCTACCCCTTCGACGAGCGGGAGGTGGGCGACATCGGCCGCCGGTCCTACGAGCGCCACCCCGGAACCCCCGAAGGCGACGCGCGCCAGCGCGCCGCGGTCGCCGTCTCCGGAGACCGGCGCAGGGCGCTGGCCAAGGTGCGGATCCCCACCCTCGTCCTGCACGGCGAGGACGACCCGATCATCCGGCTCAGGGCCGGTCGGGCCACGGCGGACGCCATCCCCGGCGCACGGCTGGTCACCTATCCCGGCATGGGTCACGACCTGCCCAGAGCCCTCTGGCCGTCCATCCTCGACCAGATCCGCTCCCTCGCGCTCGCGCGCTGA
- a CDS encoding TetR/AcrR family transcriptional regulator translates to MSASEPTAASRKAKAAQTEVALKEAARRVFARNGYLNTKITDITAEAGRSAGSFYKHFASKEEVLQALLADWFAQAGEELSTHEAGDDLSKEPALRARVATYWHTYRAHLPEIHALGQAALVDPEFAERVAQIRHAQLQTMREHLQRLQAAGFDLPGDPAVLASAFNALLEGFCAVWAGGGGEPIGRVLGDDEAIDTLTGLLRHGLTGPRP, encoded by the coding sequence GTGTCCGCATCCGAGCCGACGGCCGCAAGCCGTAAGGCCAAGGCCGCGCAGACCGAGGTCGCGCTGAAGGAGGCCGCCCGCCGGGTGTTCGCCCGCAACGGCTATCTCAACACCAAGATCACCGACATCACCGCGGAGGCGGGACGCTCCGCCGGCTCGTTCTACAAGCACTTCGCGAGCAAGGAGGAGGTGCTCCAGGCGCTGCTGGCCGACTGGTTCGCCCAGGCGGGCGAGGAGCTGTCGACCCATGAGGCGGGCGACGACCTGTCGAAGGAGCCGGCCCTGCGCGCCCGCGTGGCCACGTACTGGCACACCTACCGGGCGCACCTCCCCGAGATCCATGCGCTGGGCCAGGCCGCACTGGTCGACCCGGAGTTCGCCGAGCGGGTGGCACAGATCAGGCACGCCCAGCTGCAGACCATGCGCGAGCACCTCCAGCGGCTCCAGGCCGCCGGGTTCGACCTACCCGGCGATCCCGCCGTCCTGGCATCGGCCTTCAACGCCCTGCTTGAAGGGTTCTGCGCGGTCTGGGCCGGCGGCGGCGGAGAACCCATCGGCCGGGTCCTCGGGGATGACGAGGCGATCGACACCCTCACCGGCCTGCTCCGGCACGGCCTCACCGGCCCCCGGCCGTAG